A genome region from Gemmatimonadota bacterium includes the following:
- the prmC gene encoding peptide chain release factor N(5)-glutamine methyltransferase, with protein MNEFDCPTATTVLQAVDWAARKLDGRPDHNGPAVQVNPADHDGQVDHGFPVEHRGPVKHSGRVESELLLGEVCATSRLDLYLDHDRRLDPLESSRFSALVGRRMRGEPVQYITGRTEFYGRGFEVSPAVLIPRPETEGLVDHVRPYLDGLHRERTGSPAVRFADIGTGSGVLAVTLALECPFAQGDATDVSPRALEVARRNAENLLEDRHSRITFMQGSLLAPLDTLAPHALDLIVANPPYVTSREMDGLPEEVRGYEPRLALHGGEDGLECHRALIDQAPKYLNEGGMLALEIGAGQSAAVTRLVTDRRAYGNVEIVKDYNGLDRIVSAIYVG; from the coding sequence ATGAACGAATTCGACTGTCCCACCGCAACGACCGTGCTCCAGGCGGTTGACTGGGCGGCCCGGAAACTGGACGGCCGGCCGGATCACAACGGCCCGGCTGTTCAGGTCAACCCGGCTGATCACGACGGCCAGGTGGATCACGGCTTCCCGGTGGAGCACCGTGGCCCGGTGAAGCACAGCGGCCGTGTCGAATCGGAACTGCTGCTCGGCGAAGTATGCGCAACGAGCCGCCTCGATCTGTACCTGGATCACGACCGACGGCTCGATCCGCTGGAATCTTCGCGGTTTTCGGCGCTGGTCGGCCGGAGAATGCGCGGGGAACCGGTCCAGTATATCACGGGCCGTACGGAATTCTACGGTCGCGGGTTCGAGGTTTCGCCCGCCGTGCTGATACCCCGGCCCGAGACCGAAGGACTCGTCGACCACGTGCGCCCCTACCTGGATGGGTTGCACCGTGAGCGGACCGGGAGTCCGGCCGTGCGCTTTGCGGACATCGGCACGGGCTCGGGGGTACTGGCGGTCACGCTCGCCCTGGAGTGCCCGTTCGCGCAGGGGGACGCTACAGATGTTTCCCCGAGGGCCCTGGAGGTCGCCCGCAGGAATGCCGAAAACCTGCTGGAGGACCGTCACAGCCGGATCACCTTTATGCAGGGATCGCTGCTGGCGCCTCTCGATACGCTTGCGCCGCACGCCCTGGACCTGATCGTGGCCAACCCGCCCTACGTCACTTCCCGGGAAATGGACGGCCTGCCGGAGGAGGTGCGAGGGTACGAACCCCGGTTGGCGCTCCACGGCGGAGAAGACGGGCTGGAATGTCATCGCGCGCTTATCGATCAGGCCCCGAAGTACCTGAATGAAGGCGGGATGCTCGCCCTGGAGATCGGCGCGGGGCAGTCCGCCGCGGTGACTCGCTTGGTGACGGATCGCCGCGCCTATGGAAACGTGGAGATCGTGAAGGACTACAACGGCCTGGACCGCATCGTGTCCGCCATTTACGTCGGATAA